The proteins below are encoded in one region of Bacillus vallismortis:
- the xre gene encoding HTH-type transcriptional regulator Xre, translating into MIGGRLKSLRGKRTQEEIASHIGVSRARYSHYENGRSEPDYDTLQKLADYFQVTADYLLTGKDKKDDDDMFSDPDLQLAYRDMQDFSPESKQQAIEFINYLKEKEKNRKPKNK; encoded by the coding sequence ATGATAGGCGGCAGATTGAAGAGTCTCAGAGGGAAAAGGACGCAGGAAGAAATCGCATCACACATCGGTGTATCACGGGCTCGATATTCCCACTATGAAAACGGGCGGAGCGAGCCTGATTACGATACACTGCAAAAGCTGGCTGATTACTTTCAAGTAACGGCTGATTACTTATTAACAGGGAAAGACAAAAAAGACGACGACGATATGTTTTCAGATCCGGACCTGCAGCTCGCATACCGTGATATGCAGGATTTTTCCCCCGAAAGCAAACAGCAGGCCATCGAGTTTATCAACTATTTAAAAGAAAAAGAGAAAAACCGAAAACCAAAAAATAAATAA